A portion of the Mustela erminea isolate mMusErm1 chromosome 19, mMusErm1.Pri, whole genome shotgun sequence genome contains these proteins:
- the FIZ1 gene encoding flt3-interacting zinc finger protein 1 isoform X1: MGRETGQGGRWGWGEAKGAGERRSVGEKRAEAEVEGPPGGSDAAPAAQNVGAQREVESLHSPLPSHHAIMADTRPVPPVPAPAPAPAPPAAAPRVPFHCSECGKSFRYRSDLRRHFARHTALKPHACPRCGKGFKHSFNLANHLRSHTGERPYRCSACPKGFRDSTGLLHHQVVHTGEKPYCCLVCELRFSSRSSLGRHLKRQHRGVLPSPLQPGPGLPALSAPCSVCCNVGPCSVCGGAGAGGGEGPEGAGAGPGSWGLAEAAAAAAAASLPPFACGACARRFDHGRELAAHWAAHTDVKPFKCPRCERDFNAPALLERHKLTHDLQGPGAPPVQAWAPGASAGPDPAGDVGGAVEAGDAQAAWDGGLLLGRAEGGVPELAGLLPEGGGEAPAPAAAAEASEDTLYQCDCGTFFASAAALASHLEAHSGPATYGCGHCGALYAALAALEEHRRASHGEGGGAEAASAAPEGEPASGEAASASGRGKKIFGCSECEKLFRSPRDLERHVLVHTGEKPFPCLECGKFFRHECYLKRHRLLHGTERPFPCHICGKGFITLSNLSRHLKLHRGMD, translated from the exons ATGGGACGGGAAACGGGGCAGggcgggcggtgggggtggggggaagccaaGGGGGCGGGAGAAAGGAGGAGTGTGGGGGAGAAGCGAGCCGAGGCGGAAGTCGAGGGGCCCCCGGGTGGAAGTGACGCTGCCCCCGCTGCCCAAAATGTCGGCGCCCAGAGGGAGGT AGAGAGCCTCCATTCGCCACTGCCTTCCCACCACGCCATCATGGCTGATACCCGGCCAGTGCCCCCGGTCcctgccccggccccagccccagcgccTCCCGCTGCTGCTCCCCGGGTTCCGTTTCACTGCAGTGAGTGTGGCAAGAGCTTCCGCTACCGCTCGGACCTTCGGCGTCACTTCGCCCGGCACACTGCCCTCAAACCCCACGCGTGTCCACGCTGTGGCAAGGGCTTCAAACACAGCTTCAACCTGGCCAACCACCTGCGTTCGCACACCGGCGAGCGGCCCTACCGCTGCTCTGCCTGCCCTAAAGGGTTCCGAGACTCCACCGGCCTGCTGCACCACCAG GTCGTCCACACTGGTGAGAAGCCCTACTGCTGCCTGGTCTGTGAGCTCCGCTTCTCCTCGCGCTCCAGCCTGGGCCGCCACCTCAAGCGCCAGCACCGCGGGGTGCTCCCGTCCCCGCTGCAACCCGGTCCAGGCCTGCCGGCCCTGAGCGCACCCTGCTCTGTCTGCTGCAATGTGGGGCCCTGCTCAGTGTGCGGGGGCGCGGGGGCCGGTGGTGGCGAGGGCCCAGAGGGGGCAGGTGCAGGCCCGGGCAGCTGGGGGCTGGCAGaggccgccgccgcggccgccgccgcctcgctGCCCCCCTTTGCGTGTGGAGCCTGTGCGAGGCGCTTTGACCATGGCCGTGAGCTGGCGGCCCACTGGGCGGCGCACACCGACGTGAAGCCCTTCAAGTGCCCGCGCTGTGAGCGCGACTTCAACGCCCCCGCGCTGCTGGAGCGGCACAAGCTGACGCACGACCTGCAGGGCCCGGGCGCGCCCCCGGTGCAGGCCTGGGCCCCGGGCGCCAGCGCGGGGCCCGACCCGGCCGGCGACGTCGGTGGCGCGGTGGAGGCGGGTGATGCCCAGGCGGCCTGGGATGGCGGGCTGCTCCTGGGCCGCGCTGAGGGCGGCGTGCCCGAGCTCGCGGGGCTGCTCCCGGAAGGCGGCGGTGAGGCTCCTGCCCCAGCGGCCGCGGCCGAGGCGTCCGAAGACACCCTGTACCAGTGCGACTGCGGGACCTTCTTCGCGTCGGCTGCGGCGCTGGCCAGCCACCTGGAGGCCCACTCGGGCCCCGCCACGTACGGCTGCGGCCACTGCGGGGCCCTGTACGCGGCTCTGGCGGCCCTGGAGGAGCACCGGCGGGCAAGCCACGGCGAGGGCGGCGGAGCGGAGGCGGCATCCGCGGCCCCAGAGGGGGAGCCAGCGTCCGGCGAGGCCGCGTCCGCCTCCGGCCGGGGCAAGAAGATCTTCGGCTGCTCCGAGTGCGAGAAGCTGTTCCGCTCGCCGCGCGACCTGGAGCGCCACGTGCTGGTGCACACGGGCGAGAAGCCATTCCCGTGCCTCGAGTGCGGCAAGTTCTTCCGCCACGAGTGCTACCTCAAGCGCCACCGGCTGCTGCATGGCACCGAGAGGCCCTTCCCCTGCCACATCTGCGGCAAGGGCTTCATCACGCTCAGCAACCTCTCGCGGCACCTGAAGCTGCACCGCGGCATGGACTGA
- the FIZ1 gene encoding flt3-interacting zinc finger protein 1 isoform X2 — MADTRPVPPVPAPAPAPAPPAAAPRVPFHCSECGKSFRYRSDLRRHFARHTALKPHACPRCGKGFKHSFNLANHLRSHTGERPYRCSACPKGFRDSTGLLHHQVVHTGEKPYCCLVCELRFSSRSSLGRHLKRQHRGVLPSPLQPGPGLPALSAPCSVCCNVGPCSVCGGAGAGGGEGPEGAGAGPGSWGLAEAAAAAAAASLPPFACGACARRFDHGRELAAHWAAHTDVKPFKCPRCERDFNAPALLERHKLTHDLQGPGAPPVQAWAPGASAGPDPAGDVGGAVEAGDAQAAWDGGLLLGRAEGGVPELAGLLPEGGGEAPAPAAAAEASEDTLYQCDCGTFFASAAALASHLEAHSGPATYGCGHCGALYAALAALEEHRRASHGEGGGAEAASAAPEGEPASGEAASASGRGKKIFGCSECEKLFRSPRDLERHVLVHTGEKPFPCLECGKFFRHECYLKRHRLLHGTERPFPCHICGKGFITLSNLSRHLKLHRGMD, encoded by the exons ATGGCTGATACCCGGCCAGTGCCCCCGGTCcctgccccggccccagccccagcgccTCCCGCTGCTGCTCCCCGGGTTCCGTTTCACTGCAGTGAGTGTGGCAAGAGCTTCCGCTACCGCTCGGACCTTCGGCGTCACTTCGCCCGGCACACTGCCCTCAAACCCCACGCGTGTCCACGCTGTGGCAAGGGCTTCAAACACAGCTTCAACCTGGCCAACCACCTGCGTTCGCACACCGGCGAGCGGCCCTACCGCTGCTCTGCCTGCCCTAAAGGGTTCCGAGACTCCACCGGCCTGCTGCACCACCAG GTCGTCCACACTGGTGAGAAGCCCTACTGCTGCCTGGTCTGTGAGCTCCGCTTCTCCTCGCGCTCCAGCCTGGGCCGCCACCTCAAGCGCCAGCACCGCGGGGTGCTCCCGTCCCCGCTGCAACCCGGTCCAGGCCTGCCGGCCCTGAGCGCACCCTGCTCTGTCTGCTGCAATGTGGGGCCCTGCTCAGTGTGCGGGGGCGCGGGGGCCGGTGGTGGCGAGGGCCCAGAGGGGGCAGGTGCAGGCCCGGGCAGCTGGGGGCTGGCAGaggccgccgccgcggccgccgccgcctcgctGCCCCCCTTTGCGTGTGGAGCCTGTGCGAGGCGCTTTGACCATGGCCGTGAGCTGGCGGCCCACTGGGCGGCGCACACCGACGTGAAGCCCTTCAAGTGCCCGCGCTGTGAGCGCGACTTCAACGCCCCCGCGCTGCTGGAGCGGCACAAGCTGACGCACGACCTGCAGGGCCCGGGCGCGCCCCCGGTGCAGGCCTGGGCCCCGGGCGCCAGCGCGGGGCCCGACCCGGCCGGCGACGTCGGTGGCGCGGTGGAGGCGGGTGATGCCCAGGCGGCCTGGGATGGCGGGCTGCTCCTGGGCCGCGCTGAGGGCGGCGTGCCCGAGCTCGCGGGGCTGCTCCCGGAAGGCGGCGGTGAGGCTCCTGCCCCAGCGGCCGCGGCCGAGGCGTCCGAAGACACCCTGTACCAGTGCGACTGCGGGACCTTCTTCGCGTCGGCTGCGGCGCTGGCCAGCCACCTGGAGGCCCACTCGGGCCCCGCCACGTACGGCTGCGGCCACTGCGGGGCCCTGTACGCGGCTCTGGCGGCCCTGGAGGAGCACCGGCGGGCAAGCCACGGCGAGGGCGGCGGAGCGGAGGCGGCATCCGCGGCCCCAGAGGGGGAGCCAGCGTCCGGCGAGGCCGCGTCCGCCTCCGGCCGGGGCAAGAAGATCTTCGGCTGCTCCGAGTGCGAGAAGCTGTTCCGCTCGCCGCGCGACCTGGAGCGCCACGTGCTGGTGCACACGGGCGAGAAGCCATTCCCGTGCCTCGAGTGCGGCAAGTTCTTCCGCCACGAGTGCTACCTCAAGCGCCACCGGCTGCTGCATGGCACCGAGAGGCCCTTCCCCTGCCACATCTGCGGCAAGGGCTTCATCACGCTCAGCAACCTCTCGCGGCACCTGAAGCTGCACCGCGGCATGGACTGA